From Demequina capsici, one genomic window encodes:
- a CDS encoding TetR/AcrR family transcriptional regulator: MTEARPDGRDTRWEAHRAQRRRELVSHALRAIRAHGASVGMDEIATRAGTSKTVVYRHFGDRAGLYAAVVDSVHDYIHAGLTAALEQSVTGDLTALIRDLSDAYLRLVERDPEIYRFVLHRPPSAEDLTLDPAGALTDRMGHHVADAVAANLVSRGLDPSPSITWGHGLVGFIRAAADQWMASEPRPPRDTVVADITTLFSAALSGVPAR; encoded by the coding sequence ATGACCGAAGCCAGGCCGGATGGCCGCGACACCCGCTGGGAGGCCCACCGGGCCCAGCGGCGCCGGGAGCTGGTCTCCCACGCGCTGCGGGCCATCCGTGCCCACGGCGCTTCGGTCGGCATGGACGAGATCGCCACGCGCGCAGGGACCTCGAAGACCGTGGTCTACCGGCACTTCGGCGACCGGGCAGGTCTCTATGCCGCGGTGGTCGACTCCGTCCACGACTACATCCATGCGGGGCTCACCGCCGCGCTCGAGCAGTCCGTCACCGGAGACCTCACAGCGCTGATCCGCGACCTCTCGGACGCCTACCTCCGGCTCGTGGAGCGCGATCCGGAGATCTACCGTTTCGTCCTGCATCGGCCACCGTCGGCCGAGGACCTGACGCTCGACCCGGCGGGTGCGCTCACCGACCGCATGGGTCACCACGTGGCCGACGCCGTCGCCGCGAACCTGGTCTCACGCGGACTCGACCCGAGCCCGAGCATCACCTGGGGGCATGGCCTCGTCGGCTTCATCCGCGCCGCCGCCGATCAGTGGATGGCCTCCGAGCCTCGCCCGCCCCGCGACACCGTGGTCGCGGACATCACCACCCTCTTCAGCGCTGCTCTCTCAGGAGTCCCCGCGCGCTGA